A genome region from Pseudomonas pergaminensis includes the following:
- the argS gene encoding arginine--tRNA ligase, whose product MKDTIRQLIQQALTQLVNEGVLPEGLSPAIQVENTRDKTHGDFASNIAMMLSKPAGMKPRDLAEKIIAALPADESVTKAEIAGPGFINFFQNTQALASRLDAALADARIGVRKAGPLQRVVVDLSAPNLAKEMHVGHLRSTIIGDGAARVLEFLGDDVIRQNHVGDWGTQFGMLMAYLQENPITSNELSDLENFYRAAKKRFDESEEFADRARGLVVKLQAGDAECLALWNRFRDISLSHCQEIYELLNVKLTMADVMGESAYNDDLMNVVNDLKAKGLLVESNGAQCVFLEEFKTADGEPLPVIIVKADGGYLYATTDLAAVRYRSGVLKADRALYFVDQRQALHFQQVFEVARRAGFVTHPMHMEHMGFGTMNGADGRPFKTRDGGTVKLIDLLTEAQERAYSLVKEKNPELAEADLRNIARVVGIGAVKYADLSKHRTSDYSFNFDLMLNFEGNTAPYLLYAYTRVAGVFRKLGKDFSEVEGQIVLDAPHEQDLAAKLAQFGEVLNSVGEKGTPHILCTYLYEVAGLFSSFYENCPILTADDEAQKQSRLRLAALAGRTLKQGLELLGLETLERM is encoded by the coding sequence ATGAAAGACACCATTCGCCAGCTGATCCAACAAGCCCTCACCCAACTCGTCAACGAAGGTGTGTTGCCTGAAGGCCTGTCGCCGGCGATCCAGGTGGAAAACACCCGCGACAAGACCCACGGTGACTTTGCCAGCAACATTGCGATGATGCTGTCCAAGCCGGCCGGCATGAAACCGCGCGACCTGGCAGAAAAAATCATCGCCGCGCTGCCTGCCGACGAGAGTGTCACCAAGGCTGAAATCGCCGGCCCGGGCTTTATCAACTTCTTCCAGAACACCCAGGCCCTGGCGTCGCGCCTGGATGCCGCCCTGGCCGACGCCAGGATCGGCGTGCGCAAGGCTGGCCCGCTGCAGCGCGTGGTCGTCGACCTATCGGCGCCGAACCTGGCCAAAGAGATGCACGTCGGCCACCTGCGCTCAACCATCATTGGCGACGGCGCGGCGCGGGTCCTGGAGTTCCTCGGCGACGACGTGATCCGTCAGAACCACGTCGGCGACTGGGGCACTCAGTTCGGCATGCTGATGGCTTACCTGCAAGAAAACCCGATCACCAGCAACGAGCTGTCGGACCTGGAAAACTTCTACCGCGCCGCCAAGAAGCGCTTCGACGAATCCGAAGAATTCGCCGACCGCGCCCGTGGCCTGGTGGTCAAGCTACAAGCCGGTGACGCCGAGTGCCTGGCACTGTGGAACCGTTTCCGTGACATTTCCCTGTCTCACTGCCAGGAAATCTACGAACTGCTCAACGTCAAATTGACCATGGCCGACGTGATGGGCGAAAGCGCTTACAACGACGACCTGATGAATGTGGTCAACGACCTCAAGGCCAAGGGCCTGCTGGTAGAGAGCAACGGCGCACAGTGCGTGTTCCTCGAAGAATTCAAGACCGCCGACGGCGAGCCGCTGCCGGTGATCATCGTCAAGGCCGATGGCGGCTACCTCTACGCCACCACCGACCTGGCCGCCGTGCGCTACCGCAGCGGCGTGCTCAAGGCTGATCGCGCCTTGTATTTTGTCGACCAACGCCAGGCGCTGCACTTCCAGCAGGTGTTCGAAGTGGCGCGCCGCGCCGGTTTCGTCACCCACCCGATGCACATGGAGCACATGGGCTTCGGCACCATGAACGGCGCCGATGGCCGCCCGTTCAAGACCCGCGACGGCGGCACCGTGAAGCTGATCGACCTGCTCACCGAAGCGCAGGAACGTGCCTACAGCCTGGTGAAGGAAAAGAACCCGGAGCTGGCCGAGGCCGACCTGCGCAACATCGCCCGCGTGGTGGGCATTGGTGCGGTCAAATACGCCGACCTGTCCAAGCACCGCACCAGCGACTACAGCTTCAACTTCGACCTGATGCTCAACTTCGAAGGCAACACCGCGCCGTACCTGCTGTACGCCTACACCCGTGTGGCTGGCGTGTTCCGCAAGCTGGGCAAGGACTTCAGCGAAGTTGAAGGCCAGATCGTGCTGGACGCCCCCCATGAACAGGATCTGGCCGCCAAGCTGGCGCAATTCGGCGAAGTGCTGAACAGCGTCGGTGAGAAAGGCACGCCGCACATCCTGTGCACCTACCTGTACGAAGTCGCCGGCCTGTTCTCCAGCTTCTACGAGAACTGCCCGATCCTCACCGCCGACGACGAAGCCCAGAAGCAAAGCCGCCTGCGCTTGGCTGCACTGGCTGGACGGACCCTCAAGCAAGGCCTCGAGCTGTTGGGCCTGGAAACACTGGAGCGTATGTAA